The nucleotide sequence CCGGTGTTTTCATCAAAGGCCATTCGGCGGTAAATTCCGGCCATAACAGCTGATTCGTCATCTCCCCATGCCCTTCACCACCCAGCCAGGGAATTGCGAACATTCGAATGTAAAACAACGCACCGAAAAAAGCGAAGAAGAACATGACTTCCGAGAAAATAAACCAGCTCATCCCCCAACGAAAACTCCGGTCCATCTGAGGGCTGTAGAGACCGGCATGAGACTCACTGATCACATTGCCAAACCAGCCAAACAGCATATAAGCCATAATCAGCGCACCACCAAACAACACGTAGTGTGCATTAGAATCTTTCACACCGGCAGACATATCGTTCATCATCATGCCTGCACCCGCAAGCGTCAGAAACATGCCGACAGAGGCTATGATTGGCCACTTGCTCTGTGCCGGAACGTAATAGCTACCTTCGTCAGCCATTAAACTCTCCTCAAGACTTCAGCGTCCTTTCCCCCATGGTCGTCACATCAAACAGAGTGTACGACAGGGTTAGTTTGGTGATATGCCGGGGTAATTCCTGATCCACAATAATTCTCAGCGGCATGACTTTTTCTTCACCTGCATCAAGGGTCTGGGTGGTAAAGCAGAAACATTCCACCTTGTGCAGATAATTGGTGGCCTGAAATGGCGTTACACTGGGTATTGCCTGGCCGATCATTCTTTTACTGGTCGGGTTACGAGCGAAAAAGCTGAGTTCTCCTACCTGGCCCGGATGCACTTCGACTTCAGAAATATTCGGATGAAAGTCCCAGCTCATCCCTGCATTTTTCGTTGCCACAAACTGCACTTTGATAATGCGACTGGTGTCCATCACCGCTTTGCCGGTATAAGGGTTCGGGTCCGTCTTGCCATTCAACCCTGTGACTTTGCAGAAAACGTCGTAGATCGGAACCATGGCAAAGCCAAAACCAAACATACCACCCGCAACCAGTCCAGTGCGCAGCATGGTTCGTTTTGACAGATCGACGACTTTTTCTTCCTTGGTTTTATCCTTCTCAGTCATATGGCAACCCTTGCCTTACTTCACATCAGGAGGTGTCGTAAAGGTGTGGTAGGGTGCCGGGGAGGGCAGACTCCACTCCAGACCTTCAGCGCTTTCCCAGACCTGAGCTTCCGCTTTTTTACCTCCACGGATGCACTTGAGAACAATGAACAGAAACAACAGCTGTGTGGTCCCAAACAAAAAACCACCCAGGCTGGCAATCTGATTAAAGTCGGCAAATTGCAGGGCGTAGTCAGGAATTCGTCTGGGCATGCCGGCCAGACCAACAAAGTGCATTGGGAAAAATGTCAGGTTCATGCCAATAAACGACAACCAGAAGTGCGTTTTTGCCAGCGTTTCGTCGTACATGTGACCGGTCCACTTGGGAAGCCAGTAATACGTAGCGGCAAAGATGGCGAAAATAGCACCGGGCACCAGAACATAGTGGAAGTGTGCCACCACAAAGTAAGTATCATGGTATTGGAAATCGGCCGGTGCAATGGACAGCATCAGCCCGGAGAAACCACCGATGGTGAACAACACCACAAAAGCAATGGCAAACAGCATGGGCGTTTCAAAGGTCATGGCACCACGAAACATAGTGGTTACCCAGTTGAAAACCTTCACGCCTGTTGGCACAGCAATCAGCATGGTGGCATACATAAAGAACAGTTCACCCACCAGCGGAATCCCCACTGTGAACATGTGATGCGCCCAGACAATAAACGACAGGAATGCAATGCTACTGGTGGCGTAGACCATTGACGTGTAACCAAACAGCGGCTTGCGGGCAAAGGTAGGGATGATTGCAGACACGATACCAAACGACGGCAGTATCATGATGTACACTTCCGGATGTCCGAAGAACCAGAAGATATGCTGAAACAGTACCGGGTCACCACCGCCGCCGGCATTAAAGAAGCTGGTGCCAAAATGTATATCCATTAGCATCATGGTCACAGCACCTGCCAACACGGGCATCACTGCTATCAGAAGGTAGGCAGTGATCAGCCAGGTCCAGACAAACAGAGGCATTTTCATCATGGTCATACCGGGAGCCCGCAGATTGAGAATGGTGGCGATGATGTTGATCGCTCCCATAATCGACGAGATACCCAGCATGTGAATAGCAAAGATAAAAAAGGTGGTTGATGGAGGAGAGTAATCCGTGGACAGCGGCGCATAGAAAGTCCAGCCAAAGTTAGGGCCGCCACCTTCCATAAACAGAGTACTGACCAGCATCAGGGCAGCAAACGGCAGAATCCAGAAACTCCAGTTATTCATTCTTGGCAACGCCATATCAGGCGCACCAATCATCATCGGAATCATCCAGTTCGCCAGCCCGACAAAAGCAGGCATAACCGCACCAAACACCATGATCAGCCCGTGCATGGTGGTCATCTGGTTAAAAAATGCCGGCTCGACTATCTGCAATCCTGGCTGAAACAGTTCTGCCCGGATAACCATTGCCATGGCGCCCCCCGTCAGAAACATGATGAAACTGAACCACAAATACATCGAGCCAATATCTTTGTGGTTGGTGGTCAGCACCCAGCGCATTAAGCCTTTTGCCGGACCGTGGTGGTGATCGTCGTGATGTTCAAGTGTCTGTTCGGTCATGATGGCGTCCTCACGGCGATGCTTGCTTATCAAGAGCAGCTTGCTGCTGGCTTGCTGCGGGTTTGGCGCTGTCGTCTGGTTTCAGCTCTCCTGTCTTCTTGTACTCAAGAATCTGTTTTGGAGTGACAATCTGACCGGTGTTATTGCCCCAGGCGTTTCGCTCATAAGTAATAACGGCGGCCAGCTCGGCTTCATTCAGCTGGTTGGCAAATGCCTGCATAGCTGACCCTTTTTTGCCGTTCATAACGATATCAACATGGCCTTCAAGCCCATCAGCCTTAACCGTCATATCGGCTCCTTTTAATGCCGGGAACAATGGAGGCATTCCCTCTCCGCCCACCTGATGACAGGCTGCGCAGATTTTTTCGTAAGTGGTTTTGCCCAGCTTCATCAACTTATCCATGTCCCAGTTTTCCTGAGTTAACTGTCTGACCTTTTCTGCTTCCTGTCTTTTTTCCACAAGCCAGGCATTAAAGTCCTCGGGGGTTCTGGCATCCACGACAATGGGCATATAGCCGTGATTCTTACCGCACAGTTCGGCGCATTGCCCACGGTAAATGCCGGGCCTTTCAATTTTGGTCCAGGCTTCGTTAATAAATCCGGGAATAGCGTCGCGCTTAACGGCAAAAGCCGGAACCCACCAGGAATGGATAACGTCTGCGGCGGTAACAAGAAAACGAACCTTTT is from Endozoicomonas gorgoniicola and encodes:
- the ctaD gene encoding cytochrome c oxidase subunit I; this encodes MTEQTLEHHDDHHHGPAKGLMRWVLTTNHKDIGSMYLWFSFIMFLTGGAMAMVIRAELFQPGLQIVEPAFFNQMTTMHGLIMVFGAVMPAFVGLANWMIPMMIGAPDMALPRMNNWSFWILPFAALMLVSTLFMEGGGPNFGWTFYAPLSTDYSPPSTTFFIFAIHMLGISSIMGAINIIATILNLRAPGMTMMKMPLFVWTWLITAYLLIAVMPVLAGAVTMMLMDIHFGTSFFNAGGGGDPVLFQHIFWFFGHPEVYIMILPSFGIVSAIIPTFARKPLFGYTSMVYATSSIAFLSFIVWAHHMFTVGIPLVGELFFMYATMLIAVPTGVKVFNWVTTMFRGAMTFETPMLFAIAFVVLFTIGGFSGLMLSIAPADFQYHDTYFVVAHFHYVLVPGAIFAIFAATYYWLPKWTGHMYDETLAKTHFWLSFIGMNLTFFPMHFVGLAGMPRRIPDYALQFADFNQIASLGGFLFGTTQLLFLFIVLKCIRGGKKAEAQVWESAEGLEWSLPSPAPYHTFTTPPDVK
- a CDS encoding cytochrome c oxidase assembly protein, whose protein sequence is MTEKDKTKEEKVVDLSKRTMLRTGLVAGGMFGFGFAMVPIYDVFCKVTGLNGKTDPNPYTGKAVMDTSRIIKVQFVATKNAGMSWDFHPNISEVEVHPGQVGELSFFARNPTSKRMIGQAIPSVTPFQATNYLHKVECFCFTTQTLDAGEEKVMPLRIIVDQELPRHITKLTLSYTLFDVTTMGERTLKS
- the coxB gene encoding cytochrome c oxidase subunit II, giving the protein MRALFLLAAGFLGSLLPVRLMADWQVNMTEGVTAISRSIYGLHMTIFIICVVIGVLVFGVMFYSIIMHRKSRGVKPQHFHESTLVEIAWTTIPFLILVLMAIPATRTLIDIYNTDEAEVDIKITGYQWKWQYEYLGEGVSFFSNLSTPQEQIYNVRNKENNYLLEVDEPLVLPVGQKVRFLVTAADVIHSWWVPAFAVKRDAIPGFINEAWTKIERPGIYRGQCAELCGKNHGYMPIVVDARTPEDFNAWLVEKRQEAEKVRQLTQENWDMDKLMKLGKTTYEKICAACHQVGGEGMPPLFPALKGADMTVKADGLEGHVDIVMNGKKGSAMQAFANQLNEAELAAVITYERNAWGNNTGQIVTPKQILEYKKTGELKPDDSAKPAASQQQAALDKQASP